A genomic region of Streptomyces sp. NBC_00247 contains the following coding sequences:
- the mycP gene encoding type VII secretion-associated serine protease mycosin, with protein MSTRFPGARVPAARSGAARALAAVCAAGLLALLPATPARADAIRDQQWALAALHTDQAWRTTKGEGITVAVLDTGVDDTHPDLAGGVLPGKDLIGFGAGPGDKAWALHGTAMAGIIAGHGNGPGQSDGVLGVAPGAKILPVRVILESADTSRSKARTSRGTALADGIRWAADHGADVINLSLGDDSKSAHADASEDNAIQYALAKGVSVVASAGNSGEKGDSTSYPAAYPGVIAVAAVDKYGTHASFSTRRWYATVSAPGFDIVVANPDRHYYIEWGTSAAAAFVSGAVALVRAAHPDLTPAQIKTLLAKTARDAPAGGRDDAYGYGIVDPAAAVAAGKGAALADNKAASAGYGKKYFGAGPDPESGDGGPAAWTAPAAGAAGVLFLVGAVVLWRGRSRPAPRFG; from the coding sequence ATGAGCACCCGTTTCCCCGGCGCCCGTGTCCCCGCCGCCCGGTCCGGGGCCGCCCGGGCCCTCGCCGCCGTGTGCGCGGCAGGGCTGCTCGCGCTGCTGCCCGCCACCCCCGCACGGGCAGACGCCATCCGCGACCAGCAGTGGGCCCTCGCCGCTCTCCACACCGACCAGGCCTGGCGGACGACCAAGGGCGAGGGCATCACCGTCGCGGTGCTCGACACGGGTGTCGACGACACCCACCCCGACCTGGCCGGCGGGGTGCTCCCCGGCAAGGACCTCATCGGGTTCGGGGCGGGCCCCGGCGACAAGGCCTGGGCCCTGCACGGCACCGCCATGGCCGGCATCATCGCCGGACACGGCAACGGCCCCGGCCAGAGCGACGGCGTCCTCGGCGTCGCGCCCGGGGCGAAGATCCTGCCGGTCCGGGTGATCCTCGAATCCGCCGACACCTCCCGGTCGAAGGCGCGCACGTCCCGGGGCACCGCCCTGGCCGACGGCATCCGCTGGGCCGCCGACCACGGCGCCGACGTCATCAACCTGTCACTGGGCGACGACAGCAAGTCCGCCCACGCGGACGCCTCCGAGGACAACGCCATCCAGTACGCCCTCGCCAAGGGCGTCTCCGTCGTCGCCTCGGCGGGCAACAGCGGGGAGAAGGGGGACAGCACCTCCTACCCGGCGGCCTACCCCGGCGTCATCGCCGTCGCCGCCGTCGACAAGTACGGCACCCACGCCTCCTTCTCCACCCGGCGCTGGTACGCCACCGTCAGCGCGCCCGGCTTCGACATCGTCGTCGCCAACCCGGACCGGCACTACTACATCGAGTGGGGCACCTCGGCCGCCGCGGCCTTCGTCTCCGGCGCCGTGGCCCTGGTTCGGGCCGCCCACCCGGACCTCACCCCGGCGCAGATCAAGACGCTCCTCGCGAAGACGGCCCGCGACGCGCCGGCCGGTGGCCGGGACGACGCCTACGGCTACGGCATCGTCGATCCGGCGGCGGCTGTCGCGGCGGGCAAGGGCGCCGCACTGGCGGACAACAAGGCCGCTTCCGCCGGCTACGGCAAGAAGTACTTCGGCGCCGGTCCCGACCCCGAGTCGGGCGACGGCGGACCGGCCGCCTGGACCGCCCCCGCCGCCGGTGCGGCGGGCGTCCTGTTCCTGGTGGGCGCCGTCGTGCTGTGGCGCGGCAGGAGCCGCCCGGCGCCCCGGTTCGGCTGA